The [Eubacterium] siraeum genome contains a region encoding:
- a CDS encoding sigma-70 family RNA polymerase sigma factor codes for MAEKATNMTGTPFPDKETELTISDMTDEQLVSRITQTGGEKYATVLIKRYIPVISAKSAKMSLRCPSADKDDLFSEGLLGLLKAIRLYNSEKGASFVTFANLCTDSAMKTCISKAIKDNPLSNCEDFDFDLIKDDSLSPEDTVIDKVQDSQLMNRLSDVLSKKEMKVLEMYLAHCSYEQIANELSMNEKSVDNALQRAKSKIRKSMGK; via the coding sequence ATGGCAGAAAAAGCAACTAATATGACCGGTACTCCTTTTCCGGACAAAGAAACGGAGCTTACGATTTCCGATATGACCGATGAACAGCTTGTCAGTCGGATAACACAGACAGGCGGCGAAAAATACGCAACCGTACTTATAAAGCGGTATATACCCGTTATTTCGGCAAAGTCCGCAAAGATGTCACTGCGTTGCCCGTCTGCCGATAAGGACGATTTATTCTCGGAGGGGCTTCTCGGTCTGCTTAAAGCTATACGGCTTTATAACAGCGAAAAGGGTGCGTCTTTCGTAACCTTCGCCAATCTTTGCACCGACTCGGCTATGAAAACCTGTATATCAAAGGCTATCAAGGATAACCCTTTATCAAACTGTGAAGACTTCGACTTCGATCTTATAAAGGACGATTCACTGTCGCCGGAGGATACGGTGATTGATAAAGTTCAGGACAGCCAGCTTATGAACAGGCTGTCGGACGTTCTTTCAAAGAAGGAAATGAAGGTCCTTGAAATGTATCTTGCCCACTGCTCCTACGAGCAGATAGCAAATGAGCTTTCAATGAACGAAAAATCTGTAGACAATGCACTTCAGCGTGCAAAATCGAAGATAAGAAAATCAATGGGGAAATAA
- a CDS encoding zinc-ribbon domain containing protein, translating to MYEDKTLKCKDCGADFVFTAGEQEFYAQNGFTNEPKRCKACRDAKKNGGAKREMFTAVCAGCGGEAKVPFQPRDDRPVYCSECFAKRNEH from the coding sequence ATGTACGAAGACAAGACTCTCAAGTGCAAGGACTGCGGTGCAGATTTCGTATTCACAGCAGGCGAACAGGAGTTCTACGCTCAGAACGGCTTTACAAACGAGCCTAAGAGATGCAAGGCTTGCCGTGACGCTAAGAAGAACGGCGGAGCTAAGCGTGAAATGTTCACAGCTGTATGCGCAGGCTGCGGCGGCGAGGCTAAGGTTCCCTTCCAGCCCCGTGATGACAGACCCGTTTACTGCAGCGAGTGCTTCGCTAAGAGAAACGAGCACTAA
- a CDS encoding DUF3320 domain-containing protein, with translation MGAVLTLGCDMIPKINFAMQQNYIPFIRNLTVSNEGDEDISDVRLTIAFDPAFAKAFTYDISCVPSGKSVEISPLRIILSTEMLFSLTEAVSGTVSFSLSKDEKELYQKDVPVQLLAFNEWSGLAFDPELIAAFVTPNHPEIAKVISEASVYLKKWADTTAFSAYQRQNPNFVKQQMAALYAALCARRIAYNMPPASFEYIGQKIRLANTVLEQKQGTCLDLAVLYASCLEAVGLNPIIIFIEGHAFCGCHLEEETFADCATDDVSAIEKRIAAGAEELLLVECTDMTKENADFDKSLKHGRDHMNTPGGFICAVDIARTRGSGIRPIPLRLEQALTAENTESDGARRIRMSAPSELDMSLYGKVAQGSNEPMTKQKIWERKLLDFSLRNSLLNFRINKSTVEIMVSDLSLLEDKLSDGTDFRILEAPSEWTVSMRDAKTFEIETDKDLVRNIAEQELKNKRIRTFMDAAELEESLKKLYRAAKVSMEENGSNTLFLSLGMLRWFESEMSEKARYAPLVLIPIDIVRNVRDKGYIIRSRQEDAQINVTMIEYLRQDHGIEINGLDPLPEDEHGIDLPLVFNTVRQAIMGKKTWNIIEHSFIGLFSFGQFVMWNDIRNRSDELKSNKVVSCLMEGATSDALTGDFIADTDIDSKISLTDIAVPVDADSSQLSAVAAASAGRSFVLHGPPGTGKSQTITNMIANALYHGKSVLFVAEKMAALSVVQKRLANIGLDPFCLELHSNKTSKSVVLAELNKSLETARVKSPEQHAAVADKLAQEKAKLNFVIEALHEKRNFGESLYTAIERYEQCMAEKGKISIGRDALQNADEGTIARFEEIISEYVVAISEIGVYAQHPLIRYGGCEYSTEMRDSLKNGLDRLAEEYGGADEALNLIAAAVGLDGNISREKQSAVSGLIDACGEDAPVINEILGTADFDAAVSKLKTLCETGKAYNALCAEIENGFDKAVLSYPAQSARVKWKQAEAKWFLPKLIGQNRLYKELKVYSKNPAAFKKSDVCGVYDRLIELSEKSEQMGQIIPTLNITGGILSGTATDWDMLSRAVHKTEAVYGAAASDRFSDSEKQHIMNVFVKRSPQEIAGCAKNLEAVRSYTEKSDRLAELYSVNTEFEESTDWLTSVNSVFKAISDNISLVKSKAAFNLADKRLCDAGLAAVSRAYKNGTVSADNIRAAYHCELYYQLALMTIAADKRLASFNGKQYDALIDEYRTTIKEYQRLTMQELAARLSANIPVSDGTSAASSEMGILKKAIKNNGRMMPLRKLFDKIPTLLRRLCPCMLMSPISVAQYIDPSFPKFDLVIFDEASQLPTSEAVGTIARGENVVIVGDPKQLPPTSFFTSNRIDEDNSELEDLESLLDDCLAISMPQMYLKWHYRSRHESLIAYSNMKYYDNKLYTFPSPNDLVSQVRLIRPEGFYDKGKTKQNKAEAEAIVNEIIRRLSDEKLRNDSIGVVTFSSVQQNLIDDMLVDAFAKNPDIADFDAKCDEPVFIKNLENVQGDERDVILFSVGYGPDENGKVSMNFGPLNRDGGWRRLNVAISRARKEMIVYSVLRPEQIDLTRTRSEGVAGLKGFLEFATRGTNVIAGRTDMFAKADDSLVSEIANGIETLGYKTRCNIGCSQFRMDIGIIDPENPETYILGIMLDGENCHRSATARDRFAVQPGVLEGLGWSVMRVWTLDWLDDSSGVLQHIKQAVENAQHPQEKPVGEVKTKQAPVFETVEKTPVPNKATLYETADIAPVGTPEQFYLPETVPVIQSLAVLILSAEAPISRNALVHKLIGAWGITRSGDRTDKVLADVFRMIDKRITIDENNAFFWLGKQNPDTYDIYRPADIQGNRRELTEIPSEEIISAMTEVLSEQIGLSRADLIRETAKKFGYTRLGTVMTSTVEFAVDKAVSGGKIKNNGDRYTL, from the coding sequence ATGGGTGCTGTACTGACACTGGGCTGCGATATGATACCGAAAATCAATTTCGCAATGCAACAGAATTACATACCTTTCATAAGAAACCTTACCGTCAGCAACGAGGGCGATGAGGATATAAGCGATGTAAGGCTTACTATCGCTTTTGACCCGGCTTTTGCAAAGGCCTTCACATATGATATAAGCTGTGTGCCGTCGGGAAAGTCGGTTGAAATTTCGCCGCTGAGGATAATTCTCAGCACGGAAATGCTGTTTTCACTGACGGAGGCAGTGTCGGGTACTGTAAGCTTTTCGCTTTCAAAAGACGAAAAAGAGCTTTATCAAAAGGATGTTCCCGTTCAGTTGCTTGCGTTCAACGAATGGAGCGGTCTTGCGTTTGATCCGGAGCTTATTGCGGCATTTGTGACGCCGAATCACCCGGAGATAGCAAAAGTCATTTCAGAAGCATCGGTCTACCTTAAAAAGTGGGCGGATACGACTGCCTTCAGCGCATATCAGCGGCAGAACCCGAACTTTGTAAAACAGCAGATGGCGGCTTTATATGCGGCGCTGTGTGCAAGAAGAATAGCGTACAATATGCCGCCTGCCAGCTTTGAATATATAGGGCAGAAGATACGTCTTGCAAATACCGTGCTGGAGCAGAAGCAGGGCACTTGTCTTGATCTTGCGGTGCTGTATGCGTCCTGCCTTGAGGCTGTAGGTCTTAATCCTATCATTATATTCATAGAGGGTCACGCTTTCTGCGGCTGTCATCTTGAGGAGGAAACCTTTGCGGACTGTGCTACCGATGATGTGTCGGCTATAGAAAAGCGTATTGCGGCAGGGGCGGAGGAGCTTCTGCTCGTGGAATGTACGGATATGACAAAGGAGAATGCTGACTTTGACAAGTCGCTCAAGCACGGCAGGGATCATATGAATACACCGGGCGGCTTTATATGTGCGGTCGATATTGCCCGTACAAGAGGAAGCGGCATCCGTCCGATACCGCTGAGGCTCGAACAGGCTCTGACGGCTGAAAACACGGAGAGCGACGGTGCAAGGCGTATAAGAATGAGCGCACCGAGCGAGCTTGATATGTCGCTGTACGGAAAAGTGGCGCAGGGCAGTAACGAGCCTATGACAAAGCAGAAAATATGGGAAAGAAAGCTGCTTGATTTTTCGCTGAGAAATTCTCTGCTGAATTTCAGAATAAATAAAAGCACGGTCGAAATTATGGTGTCGGATCTGTCGCTTCTTGAAGATAAGCTGTCTGACGGAACGGATTTCCGCATCCTTGAGGCACCGTCAGAGTGGACGGTTTCTATGCGAGATGCTAAAACGTTTGAGATAGAAACCGATAAGGACCTTGTAAGGAATATAGCCGAGCAGGAACTGAAAAACAAGAGGATAAGGACGTTCATGGATGCCGCAGAACTTGAGGAGAGCCTTAAGAAGCTGTACCGTGCGGCCAAGGTGAGTATGGAGGAGAACGGCTCGAACACGCTGTTCCTGTCGCTCGGAATGCTCAGGTGGTTTGAAAGTGAAATGTCGGAAAAGGCAAGATATGCGCCTCTTGTGCTTATACCGATAGATATAGTCAGAAATGTCCGTGACAAAGGTTATATAATCAGAAGCCGTCAGGAAGACGCTCAGATAAACGTAACGATGATAGAATATTTACGGCAGGATCACGGCATTGAGATAAACGGTCTTGACCCTCTGCCCGAAGACGAGCATGGAATTGACCTGCCGCTTGTTTTCAATACCGTAAGACAGGCGATAATGGGCAAAAAAACGTGGAATATTATCGAACACAGTTTTATCGGGCTGTTCAGCTTCGGTCAGTTTGTAATGTGGAACGATATAAGAAACCGCAGTGACGAACTTAAAAGCAACAAGGTGGTGTCCTGCCTTATGGAAGGTGCGACAAGCGACGCACTGACGGGGGACTTTATTGCGGATACCGATATTGACAGCAAAATATCGCTTACGGATATTGCTGTCCCCGTTGACGCAGATTCTTCACAGCTGAGTGCGGTGGCTGCGGCATCGGCAGGAAGAAGCTTTGTACTGCACGGCCCTCCCGGAACGGGTAAATCGCAGACCATCACCAATATGATAGCGAATGCGCTTTATCACGGAAAAAGCGTTCTGTTTGTGGCGGAGAAAATGGCGGCGCTGAGCGTTGTACAGAAACGTCTTGCTAATATCGGGCTTGACCCGTTCTGCCTTGAGCTTCACTCCAACAAGACAAGTAAATCCGTTGTTTTAGCGGAACTTAACAAGTCGCTTGAAACGGCAAGGGTAAAATCTCCCGAACAGCACGCCGCAGTTGCGGATAAGCTGGCACAGGAAAAGGCAAAGCTGAACTTTGTGATAGAGGCTCTGCACGAAAAGCGCAATTTCGGTGAATCGCTGTATACGGCTATCGAACGCTATGAGCAGTGTATGGCTGAAAAGGGGAAAATATCTATCGGCAGAGATGCTTTGCAAAATGCCGACGAAGGTACTATTGCACGATTTGAGGAAATTATATCGGAATATGTTGTCGCAATATCCGAGATAGGCGTTTATGCACAGCATCCGCTTATAAGATACGGCGGATGTGAATATTCCACCGAAATGCGTGACAGCCTCAAAAACGGCCTTGACAGACTTGCGGAGGAATACGGCGGGGCGGACGAGGCACTGAACCTTATAGCAGCTGCTGTCGGTCTTGACGGAAATATCAGCCGTGAAAAGCAAAGCGCCGTATCGGGTCTGATAGACGCCTGCGGCGAGGACGCACCTGTAATAAACGAGATATTGGGTACGGCGGATTTTGACGCTGCCGTTTCAAAGCTGAAAACGCTGTGTGAAACGGGAAAAGCATACAATGCGCTTTGTGCCGAAATCGAAAACGGCTTTGACAAGGCTGTGCTTTCATATCCTGCACAAAGTGCAAGGGTGAAATGGAAACAGGCGGAGGCTAAGTGGTTTTTACCGAAGCTGATAGGTCAGAACAGGCTGTATAAGGAGCTTAAAGTCTACAGTAAAAATCCTGCCGCATTTAAAAAGAGCGATGTATGCGGAGTATATGACAGGCTGATCGAACTGTCGGAAAAATCGGAGCAGATGGGGCAGATAATCCCAACGCTGAATATAACGGGCGGAATATTGTCCGGTACGGCTACCGACTGGGATATGCTTTCAAGGGCGGTGCATAAGACAGAGGCTGTTTATGGGGCGGCGGCTTCAGACAGATTCAGCGACAGCGAAAAACAGCATATTATGAATGTGTTCGTGAAACGTTCACCGCAGGAAATTGCCGGATGTGCGAAAAATCTTGAGGCGGTAAGAAGCTATACGGAAAAATCCGACAGACTGGCTGAACTTTATTCGGTGAACACGGAATTTGAAGAAAGCACCGATTGGCTTACAAGCGTCAACTCGGTATTTAAGGCGATTTCGGACAATATATCGCTTGTAAAGAGCAAGGCGGCGTTCAACTTGGCGGATAAGCGGCTTTGTGACGCAGGGCTTGCGGCTGTGAGCCGTGCCTATAAAAACGGCACTGTATCGGCAGATAATATAAGAGCGGCTTATCACTGCGAACTTTATTATCAGCTGGCGCTTATGACTATCGCCGCAGACAAGCGTCTTGCCTCCTTCAACGGAAAGCAGTATGATGCTCTGATTGACGAATACAGAACAACGATAAAGGAATATCAGAGGCTCACTATGCAGGAGCTTGCGGCAAGGCTGTCTGCAAATATACCCGTATCAGACGGTACGAGCGCCGCATCCTCCGAGATGGGCATACTGAAGAAGGCTATCAAAAACAACGGCAGAATGATGCCACTCAGAAAGCTGTTCGACAAGATACCTACACTTCTCAGAAGGCTCTGCCCGTGTATGCTTATGAGCCCTATCTCAGTGGCACAGTATATCGACCCGTCATTCCCGAAATTCGACCTTGTGATATTTGATGAAGCATCACAGCTTCCGACAAGCGAGGCTGTCGGCACTATAGCAAGGGGCGAGAATGTCGTTATAGTAGGCGACCCGAAGCAGCTGCCGCCTACGTCATTCTTTACAAGCAACCGTATTGACGAGGACAACAGCGAACTTGAGGATCTGGAGAGCCTGCTTGACGACTGCCTTGCGATCTCTATGCCGCAGATGTATCTCAAGTGGCACTACCGCTCACGGCACGAGAGCCTTATCGCATACAGCAATATGAAGTATTATGACAATAAGCTGTATACTTTCCCGTCGCCGAACGACCTTGTATCGCAGGTAAGGCTTATACGTCCGGAAGGCTTCTATGACAAGGGCAAGACAAAGCAGAACAAGGCTGAAGCGGAGGCTATAGTCAATGAAATTATCCGCAGGCTGAGCGATGAAAAGCTGAGGAATGACAGCATAGGCGTGGTAACGTTCAGCTCTGTTCAGCAGAATCTTATCGACGATATGCTGGTTGACGCATTTGCAAAGAACCCGGATATAGCTGATTTTGACGCAAAGTGTGATGAGCCTGTGTTTATCAAGAACCTTGAAAATGTACAGGGTGACGAGCGTGACGTTATACTGTTCTCGGTGGGCTACGGTCCTGACGAGAACGGAAAGGTTTCGATGAACTTCGGCCCGCTTAACCGTGACGGCGGATGGAGAAGACTTAATGTTGCAATCTCAAGGGCAAGGAAGGAAATGATAGTTTATTCCGTTCTGCGTCCTGAGCAGATAGACCTTACGAGAACACGCTCGGAGGGCGTTGCGGGGCTTAAGGGCTTCCTTGAGTTTGCAACGAGAGGTACAAATGTAATCGCAGGACGCACGGATATGTTTGCAAAAGCGGATGACAGCCTTGTAAGCGAGATAGCGAATGGCATTGAAACGCTCGGATATAAGACGAGGTGCAACATAGGCTGTTCGCAGTTCAGAATGGATATAGGTATAATAGATCCCGAAAACCCCGAAACATATATTCTCGGTATTATGCTTGACGGTGAAAACTGCCACAGAAGCGCAACCGCAAGGGACAGATTTGCGGTTCAGCCGGGCGTGCTTGAGGGGCTTGGCTGGAGCGTTATGCGTGTATGGACGCTCGACTGGCTTGACGACAGCAGCGGAGTTTTACAGCACATAAAGCAGGCTGTTGAAAATGCACAGCATCCGCAGGAAAAGCCTGTCGGGGAAGTAAAGACAAAGCAGGCGCCGGTATTTGAAACGGTCGAGAAAACGCCTGTGCCGAATAAGGCGACGCTGTATGAAACGGCAGATATAGCGCCTGTCGGAACGCCCGAACAGTTTTATCTTCCTGAAACGGTTCCTGTTATACAGTCGCTTGCAGTGCTTATTTTGTCGGCAGAAGCGCCGATAAGCCGTAACGCTCTTGTGCATAAGCTGATAGGTGCGTGGGGCATAACAAGAAGCGGCGACCGCACGGACAAGGTGCTTGCCGATGTGTTCAGAATGATCGACAAGCGTATAACGATTGATGAGAACAATGCGTTCTTCTGGCTCGGCAAGCAAAACCCCGATACCTATGACATTTATCGTCCTGCCGATATTCAGGGCAACAGAAGGGAGCTTACGGAAATCCCGTCGGAAGAAATAATCTCCGCTATGACGGAGGTGCTTTCAGAGCAGATAGGACTTTCAAGGGCCGACCTTATCCGTGAGACCGCAAAGAAATTCGGCTACACAAGGCTCGGTACGGTGATGACCTCTACAGTCGAGTTCGCAGTCGATAAGGCGGTATCAGGTGGCAAAATCAAGAATAACGGTGATAGATACACGCTCTGA